A genomic window from Brachyspira sp. SAP_772 includes:
- a CDS encoding carbamoyl phosphate synthase small subunit codes for MKRYLILEDGSHYEGIGFGADNFKIGELVFNTSMTGYQEVLSDLSYCGQITVMTYPLIGNYGINRDDFESLNPAIFGLIVKEACKSPNNFRNAENIDKFLKLKNIPAIENIDTRAITKKIREVGTLKAIMSDTIENKDDVVKMLKETPYMNDHVKRVSTKNAFPIPNRGKKVVLMDFGAKLGIIRELSKRDCDLIVVPYDTDSKTIMALNPDGVMLSNGPGDPKDVKESIKTIKELIGKVPIFGICLGHQLISLACGANTTKLKFGHRGGNHPVKDLETNKVSITSQNHSYAVEKDSLHNTDLILTHISLNDESCEGVKHKKFPVFSVQYHPESNPGPEDSKYLFDKFIDMMNNNYGEKNA; via the coding sequence TTGAAACGTTATTTAATACTTGAAGACGGAAGTCATTATGAAGGCATTGGTTTTGGTGCTGATAATTTCAAAATAGGTGAATTAGTTTTTAATACATCTATGACAGGTTATCAGGAGGTGTTATCTGATTTATCATACTGCGGGCAAATAACTGTTATGACTTATCCTTTAATTGGAAATTACGGTATAAACAGAGATGACTTTGAAAGTCTTAATCCTGCAATATTTGGTCTTATAGTAAAAGAGGCTTGTAAAAGTCCTAATAATTTTAGAAATGCAGAAAATATAGATAAATTTTTAAAATTAAAAAATATTCCTGCCATAGAAAATATTGATACCAGAGCTATAACTAAAAAAATCAGAGAAGTAGGAACATTAAAAGCCATAATGAGCGATACTATTGAAAATAAAGATGATGTAGTAAAAATGCTAAAAGAAACACCATATATGAATGACCATGTTAAAAGAGTTTCTACAAAAAATGCCTTTCCTATACCAAACAGAGGCAAGAAAGTTGTATTAATGGATTTTGGTGCAAAGCTTGGCATAATAAGAGAGTTAAGCAAAAGAGATTGTGATTTGATAGTAGTGCCTTATGATACAGATTCTAAAACTATAATGGCATTAAATCCAGATGGAGTAATGCTTTCAAATGGACCGGGGGACCCAAAAGATGTAAAAGAGTCTATAAAAACAATAAAAGAACTTATAGGAAAGGTTCCAATATTTGGAATATGTTTGGGGCATCAGCTTATAAGTTTAGCATGCGGTGCTAACACAACCAAATTAAAGTTCGGACACAGAGGAGGAAATCACCCTGTTAAAGATCTAGAGACTAATAAAGTAAGCATTACAAGTCAAAATCATAGTTATGCCGTTGAAAAAGATAGCTTACATAATACAGACTTAATCTTAACTCATATATCTCTAAATGATGAAAGCTGCGAGGGAGTAAAACATAAAAAATTCCCAGTATTCTCTGTTCAATATCATCCAGAATCTAACCCCGGACCAGAGGATAGTAAATATTTATTTGATAAGTTT
- a CDS encoding suppressor of fused domain protein, with the protein MSNEDLNEEINTSGFDAITETFEKIYTEQKEPLHYRPIICYELGGEDPLDGISIYRGKGYYHFVTYGFSELYEKEFDNKEYSGFGFELTFKLKMNEKQINNTKDDDAEDNEIKTAVKFLQQLAKYAFESGAVFNPYEYIWTKQKEGIDCEQKSKITGFITIPDEAGEINTPNGKVVFVELLGATDAELNAIYDKKITVKDLAQKIGTDITDYNRESLL; encoded by the coding sequence ATGAGTAATGAAGATTTAAATGAAGAGATAAATACATCAGGTTTTGACGCCATCACAGAAACTTTTGAAAAAATATATACAGAACAAAAAGAACCTCTCCATTACAGACCTATAATATGTTATGAACTTGGAGGAGAAGACCCTCTTGACGGAATAAGTATTTACAGAGGAAAAGGATACTATCATTTTGTTACTTACGGATTCAGTGAGCTTTATGAAAAAGAATTTGACAATAAAGAATATAGCGGATTTGGTTTCGAGCTTACTTTTAAATTAAAAATGAATGAAAAACAAATTAATAATACAAAAGATGATGATGCAGAAGATAATGAAATAAAAACAGCAGTAAAATTTTTGCAGCAATTAGCAAAATATGCATTTGAAAGCGGAGCAGTTTTCAATCCTTATGAATATATATGGACTAAGCAGAAAGAGGGAATTGATTGTGAACAGAAATCAAAAATCACAGGTTTTATCACTATACCAGATGAAGCAGGAGAAATAAATACTCCAAATGGAAAAGTTGTTTTTGTTGAGCTTTTAGGAGCAACAGATGCTGAGCTTAATGCTATATATGATAAAAAAATTACAGTAAAAGATTTAGCTCAAAAGATAGGAACAGATATAACAGATTATAATAGAGAATCTTTATTATGA
- a CDS encoding SpoIID/LytB domain-containing protein has product MNSIFAFAQINNIKVYLTDVKAPYTINIKGPYKAYNYKYESEIISGLTNETVMVVENRLGLKVNDVGVYKEGIVFETKDGFTLNGKEYYGSLKFIPYNNTMIVINELDIEDYVKGVLPHEMSPSWPMEALKAQAVAARTYAIFHILKNNGEKPFDVDNTTKYQVYNGREKINWNTEQAVDRTKSEIAVYNNKVIATYFSALCGGYTDSAKNVFGANVPYLEGVECPYCNAQIKPWTNALSYKELNNDFALEANENSSIKVNKDPKSGKAVNIKIDEKDIPSRDFRNKLSPVIVPSLQFSIEKVDNGIIITGKGSGHGVGMCQWGAFGMAQVKKDYKEILKFYYKGIEIVDYNKVNIKLEPDIWIEN; this is encoded by the coding sequence ATCAATTCTATTTTTGCATTTGCTCAAATTAATAATATTAAAGTATATTTAACAGATGTAAAAGCTCCATATACAATCAATATAAAAGGTCCATACAAAGCATATAATTATAAATATGAAAGTGAAATAATATCAGGTTTAACAAATGAAACAGTAATGGTTGTAGAAAACAGATTAGGATTAAAAGTTAATGATGTTGGAGTTTATAAAGAGGGAATAGTTTTTGAAACTAAAGACGGTTTTACATTAAACGGCAAAGAATATTATGGTTCATTAAAGTTTATACCTTACAACAACACTATGATAGTAATTAATGAACTAGATATTGAAGATTATGTTAAAGGAGTATTACCTCATGAAATGTCTCCTTCTTGGCCTATGGAAGCACTAAAGGCACAGGCTGTTGCTGCACGTACTTATGCTATATTTCATATATTAAAAAACAATGGTGAAAAACCTTTCGATGTTGACAACACTACAAAATATCAAGTATACAATGGCAGAGAAAAAATTAATTGGAACACAGAGCAAGCAGTAGACAGAACAAAATCTGAAATAGCTGTATATAATAATAAAGTAATAGCTACATATTTTAGTGCTTTATGCGGAGGATATACCGACAGTGCTAAAAATGTGTTTGGAGCTAATGTGCCTTATTTAGAGGGAGTTGAATGTCCTTATTGTAATGCCCAAATAAAACCTTGGACTAATGCTTTAAGTTATAAAGAATTAAATAATGACTTTGCCTTAGAGGCTAATGAAAACTCTTCTATAAAAGTAAATAAAGACCCTAAATCTGGAAAAGCTGTTAATATAAAAATAGATGAAAAAGATATACCTTCAAGAGATTTTAGAAATAAATTATCTCCTGTAATAGTACCTTCTTTACAATTTAGTATAGAGAAAGTAGATAATGGAATAATAATCACAGGTAAAGGAAGCGGACATGGTGTTGGTATGTGTCAGTGGGGAGCTTTTGGTATGGCTCAGGTAAAAAAAGACTATAAAGAAATTTTGAAATTCTATTACAAAGGCATAGAAATAGTTGATTACAATAAAGTAAATATCAAACTTGAACCAGATATATGGATTGAAAATTAA
- a CDS encoding glycoside hydrolase family 10 protein, which produces MKKQILFLTILLSIILSCQSIDYKENKIINKMLLESIDEDRSLNPMYREFRAAWFSTVANIDWPVMGGSEAKQKALIIKYLDTLYNNNFNAVFVQVKPDAGVIFKSKINPTTRYFFGINPEDERDDYPFKTDMLEFIINEAHKRNIEVHAWFNPYRISLKYDTNKSYEEQFSKKNFIHTYVSNGLKPVHWYDNRLYLDPGEPISSKYVIDSVVEVVENYDIDGIHFDDYFYQNSLNGKTYRDWPDKVSSSKYASNLGYDANNTSYDNYGVDGLYAWRRNNINNLVSSIYKEIKSRKPYVKWTISPAGVWRNKEPLSEYNGDPNGSDSKSYNPNFDALHADVLLWMLNGQKTTTLSNAAEKDGLNKMYIDAIIPQIYWSSSHRTVPFDKMINWWVGQARKATNKNIADIYIGHALYKMGREDKYEPWKDVWVMSKQVDYIRYVGKGYIKGSSFFTMHNMYLNDVGTGDYGYKAIDNIKKNNYIFKAIVPTMNTMSDINTPPLKLENPSLKKSFGVNVISFTDPNEYKLDKYSHVLNGVSVYYVIYRKKENNGKLEIIDKIRREDFNTNCKIVYRDEKADKNVKYVYYVTALDRIHNESEYLVIQ; this is translated from the coding sequence ATGAAAAAACAAATATTATTTCTAACAATATTGTTATCAATTATATTATCATGTCAAAGCATAGATTATAAAGAAAATAAAATTATCAATAAAATGCTTTTAGAGAGTATAGATGAAGATAGAAGCTTAAATCCTATGTATAGAGAGTTTAGGGCTGCTTGGTTTTCAACGGTTGCTAATATTGACTGGCCTGTAATGGGAGGAAGTGAAGCAAAACAAAAAGCTTTAATAATAAAATATTTAGATACACTTTATAATAATAATTTTAATGCAGTATTTGTGCAAGTTAAACCAGATGCTGGAGTAATATTCAAATCAAAAATTAACCCTACTACAAGGTATTTTTTTGGTATTAATCCAGAAGATGAAAGAGATGATTATCCATTTAAAACAGACATGCTTGAGTTTATAATAAATGAAGCTCATAAAAGAAATATAGAAGTTCATGCTTGGTTTAATCCATATAGAATATCATTAAAATACGACACCAATAAAAGTTATGAAGAACAATTCTCCAAAAAAAACTTTATTCACACTTATGTTTCAAACGGACTTAAACCTGTTCATTGGTATGATAATAGACTATATTTAGACCCCGGTGAGCCTATAAGTTCAAAGTATGTAATAGATTCTGTTGTAGAGGTAGTTGAAAACTATGATATAGACGGTATTCATTTTGATGATTATTTTTATCAAAACTCATTAAACGGCAAAACATATAGAGATTGGCCTGATAAAGTAAGCTCTTCAAAATATGCAAGCAATTTAGGATATGATGCTAATAACACTTCTTATGATAATTATGGAGTTGATGGATTATATGCTTGGAGAAGAAACAATATTAATAATCTAGTAAGCAGTATATATAAAGAAATAAAATCAAGAAAGCCTTATGTAAAATGGACAATATCACCTGCTGGAGTTTGGAGAAATAAAGAGCCTTTAAGCGAATATAATGGAGACCCTAATGGAAGCGATAGTAAATCTTATAATCCAAACTTTGATGCTTTGCATGCGGATGTTTTACTTTGGATGCTTAATGGACAAAAAACAACAACTCTTAGCAATGCCGCAGAAAAAGACGGTTTAAACAAGATGTATATTGATGCAATTATTCCGCAAATTTATTGGAGCTCTTCTCATAGAACAGTGCCTTTTGATAAAATGATTAATTGGTGGGTAGGTCAAGCAAGAAAAGCTACAAATAAAAATATTGCTGACATATATATAGGACATGCATTATACAAAATGGGGAGAGAAGATAAATATGAACCTTGGAAAGATGTATGGGTAATGTCTAAACAGGTTGATTATATAAGATATGTTGGTAAAGGATATATAAAAGGCTCTTCATTTTTTACTATGCATAATATGTATTTAAATGATGTAGGCACTGGAGATTATGGATATAAGGCTATTGATAATATAAAGAAAAATAATTATATATTTAAAGCGATAGTTCCAACAATGAACACAATGAGTGATATCAATACTCCTCCACTAAAATTAGAAAATCCAAGCTTAAAAAAATCTTTTGGTGTAAATGTGATTAGTTTTACAGACCCTAATGAATATAAACTTGATAAATATTCTCATGTTTTAAATGGTGTTTCAGTTTATTATGTAATATACAGAAAAAAAGAAAATAACGGCAAACTTGAAATTATAGATAAAATTAGAAGAGAAGATTTCAATACTAATTGTAAGATAGTTTATAGAGATGAAAAAGCAGATAAAAATGTAAAATATGTATATTATGTTACAGCTTTAGACAGAATACATAATGAAAGCGAATATCTTGTAATACAATAA